Within the Bacillus sp. FSL K6-3431 genome, the region TTTATACAAGCAAGTTACGGGGAGCATGCTGTCGGACTATTTGATGAAAGTTCGTTTGAATAAAGCAAAGGAAATGCTATCCGACAGGCAGATGAAAGTCCATGAGGTTGCATCGGCGTTAGGGTTTGATTCGGCTGCATATTTTACAAGGTTTTTCAAGAAAAATACAAGCTTGACCCCGATTGAGTTTCGCGATGGAAAAAGGCGTTCTAGCTGAACCGTTTGTGCCTTGAAATGCGCAACGATCGATTGCGTCGCGACAGGAATATTAACTTTGCATAGAGAGTTGAAGGAACAGCAGAAAAAGCAAGGGCACTACCCGAGGCCACTGAAAAACTATTGTTTTTTTGAGAAATTAGGTTTTCAAAAAAAGGACGCTTTTGATGCGTATATATCAAAAGTGTCCTTTTCCTTTCCTATTCTTGCTCTTTCTCGTTTATAAGTTTTATCATTCGTTTGAGGTTGACCACAAAGTTGGTTGTGGCCCCTTGAATTTGCATGCAAAATAGACCTGTGCTAATGACTTTTTTATAGCCGTGTCTGTTTTTCAACTCGTCATTTTTCGCTTCAATTTTATAACGTTCGGAAGCAAGTTGTTTAAATTTTTTTTGTTTTGGAAATCATGCTGTTCCGTATGGAGAACCGATTTAATGGTTAAGTAATAGCTTTTTGTTTTTGCGCCTTCCTTATAACATCCTTCTCTTAAATGACAAATCTTCACTTTTCGATGTCAAACATAAATTTATAGCGCAAATTTCGTTCTCCATTTTTTCGTGCTTGTTTCATTTTTTCACTGCTAGGATCCCTGCTGGACAAACAAACATGCCTGCATCTTTGTTAAAATCAAAGTATCCTCTGGCTTTCTATTTCCGGTTATAGTAATCGGATGAAGTTTAGAAATCAATTCAATATTTTCTTCTTTTGTATAAGATAAATTATTTTTCCCTGAATAGGCCGTATCACCAATGATAGTCTTGACCTCTATACTTTTCCATTAGGACAAGCGGACGAAGTATATGGCAGGCTTCTCCAACACAGATTAATGGAAATTTTATTGGATTGGAGCAGATTTGAATTTAAAAGGATTAATTTTATAAAAAGCAAATTAATCATACCAATCCCCAAAAATGATACTTGAGAATCCATAATGTGTGCATCAAAGAAGTCATCATAAGTCAATAAAGTAAACAAAGTCACATAGAAATGCTTTTTTTTTCGGTTTATAATTAATATAACGAAAGGGAGGTTGATATGAACTCGTCGAGTCGCTGGAAAAAAGATATAGCCAATTGGAAGCGTATCCAATTGTGTTAGTCGGCCAGAAGCCGACGCTTGCGGCGACCGGGGAACCTGCGGATTCGTCAAAAAAAGTTAATAAATTAACTTCAAAACTGGGGGTTAACTTAACAATGAAACACCGACCAAGTTATCATTACACACGTAAAAAGGACTATATGGGTGATATTTGTGCTCCCATCTATTTCAATGGAGAATACCATGCTTTTTACCAAACTTCTCCGGGTTCTGAGGGGTATGGGTACATGCCGTGGGCACATGTAACTTCACATGATCTGCTGCACTGGGAGGATAAGGGGATTGCCCTGTTTCCGGACAAATCCCGCGGTGAGACCGCGTGTTTCTGTGGATGTAGTTATATCAAAGACGGGAAAGTAGAACTGCTTTACACGAGTGTTGGACCTAGCCGACCGGCCCTTCACGGCTGTGAACAGTGGGTTGCCACTACTGAAGACATGGTTACCTGGAGACAGATACCTGAAAACCCAGTCATTGACATGTCTATCCACGAATTTAAAGTTACCGAATGGCGTGACCCCTTTGTGTTCCGTTACCGTGGTGAGAATCTAATGGTTGCGAATGCAATCGTTGACGACCTGTTCGGCTCGATACTTATCTACCGATCGAAAGATATGCGCAATTGGGAATATCTAAATGTATTTCTCAGAAACCCTATCCCGGTGACATATGAATGTCCGGCAGTCTATGTGTTCGGCGATAAGCTAGTTTTACGTCGCGGTGTATTACCTTATAAAAATAACATCCACGTTGTGGGGACCCTAAACGACGATTACTCCTTCAACCAGATAACACACGACCGCGACGTAACCCCAGTTGATTATGGGATTTTTGATGACATTAATTTGCTATATGATATGGATGGCCGCTGTATAACATTTTCTCATTGTCCAGATAAAATTCAACTTTATGGCGATGTTTTAGACGATCGTTTTATTGGTACCCTTTCCGCTCGCGAAATTAGCCTTAGGGAGGATAACCGTCTGATCATAAAGCCCCTTCGAGAGTTTGAGAGTTTGAGAAGTAGTGAAGCGGAGTCCGTAAGGTTGGAGAATTTTAGCGGAAACTATGAATTCAAAACGAAGAGTACAACTTTTGAAATGTGTGCATCAATAAAGGCGGAAGAGGAATTTACCATTCGCATACTAGGAGCTACTGACACCCCAGAACATACGGATATCCACTTCAACCCACAAAAAGGGACCTATTGCCTGGACTTAACGGAATCAACCATGTTGAAAACCAACACCAATCCAGTTAAAAATTGGTTGGAATTTCAGGATTTTCCGCCACTAAGTAAACAGGAACCAAATGGAATCATTACTGATCCAATTAAAGGCTGGTACGATAAAAAGGACACCGGCAAATGTGACATCACCGTTATGGTTGACCACTCGTTTATAGAGATATTTGTTAACGACACCTCAGCTCTGACTGCTTATGCGTTTCCTTTTAGTGATGATATCGGAAAAATTGAGTTTATTGCGAACAATGTCGCTAACGCTCAATTCGATATATACACGATGTCCCTGAAGAACGCCACAGCTGATAAGAAGGACGTTGTAATAAGTAAATAAATAAATCATATCTATATTTTCCATATTGATTATAACATAAAACGCATCCAGTCATATCTATCTATTTATCTATCTATCACAAGCTGATGTTTGCGGCGATAGGGGAGATTTACCGGCAATCTCTATGTCGTCAAAAGGAAATTAATAATTATAAAACATGGAGGTATTAACAATGAAGCACAGACCAAGTTATCACTATACACGTAAAAAGGGCCATGTCGGCGATATTACTGCTCCAATCTATTTCAATGGCGAATATCATGTTTTTTATCAGACTCCCCCGGGATCCGATAAACATACTGGATACCAACCGTGGGCACGTATAACATCACAGGATTTACTGAACTGGGAAGATAAAGGGATCGCCCTGTTTCCTGACACCTCCCGCGGTGAAACCTTGTGCTTCTCCGGGTGTAGCTATATTAAGGATGGGAAAGTAGAGCTGTTTTACACAAGTATTGGACCTAACCGGACGGCTTTTGATGGTAGTGAACAGTGGGTTGCTACTACTGAAGACATGATCACTTGGAAACAAATACCTGAGAATCCGGTCATTGATATGTCCATACACGACTTTAAAGTTACTGAATGGCGTGACCCCTTTGTATTCCGTTACGGCGGTGAAAATCTTATGATTGCGACAGCAATTGTTGAAGACCTGTATGCGGCGATACTTATCTACCGATCGGAGGATATGCGAAACTGGGAATATATGAATGTATTTTACAAAGACCCTATCCCGGTCACATATGAGTGTCCGGCAGTCTATGTATTCGGTGATAAGCTTGTTTTACGTCGAGGTGTATTGCCTTTTAAAAACAATATCCATATTGTCGGGACTTTGAACGATGACTATTCCTTAAATCAGCTTACACAGTTTACACACGACCACGATATTAGGCCTGTTGATTACGGGGTTTTTGATGATATCAATATGCTATATGATGATGAGGGGCGTTGCATCACATTCTCCCATAATCCGGATAAAATTCAACTTTTTGGCGATGTATTAGAAGATCGTTTTTTCTGCACCATTTCCGCTCGAGAAATCAGCATGGGGGAGAATAACCGACTGATCATAAAGCCCCTACGAGAATTTGGGAATTTACGAAGCGGCAGTGCAGAGTCCGTAAGGCTGGAGAACTTTAGTGGAAATTATGATTTCAAAACAAAGAGTACAACATTTGATTTGCGTGCATCAATAAAGAGTGAAGAGGAATTTACTATTCGCATACTAGGAGCTACTGACACCCCAGAACATACAGATATCATTTTCAACCCACGTAAAGGGACCTATTCTTTGGACTTAACGAATTCAACCATATTGAAAACCAATACCAGGCATATCAAACGTTGGTTAGAATTCCATGACTCCCCACCAATTAGTAATCTAAATCCGGTAGGAAGCACCAATGATCCGACTGTGGAGGGAATCATCACCGATCCAATCAAAGGCTGGTACGATAAAAAGGACAACGGCATATGCGACATCACCGTTATGGTAGACAACTCATTTATAGAGATATTTGTTAACGACACCTCAGCTTTGACTGCTTATGCGTTCCCTTTTAGTGATGATATTGGAAAAATTGAGTTTATTGCGAACAATGTAGCTAATGCTCAATTCGATGTATACAAGATGTCCCTGGAGAACGCTGTAGTAAGTAAGGAGAAGGAGAAGGCAGTAGTAGTAAATAAATAGATTACTAGAATAACAATGGACACAGGACTGGAATTGTATCCAGTCCCAAGTACAGAAGAGGAGGAGGTAATGATCTATGGAAAAATTTAAAGTTTTGGGATTCGGTCATGTAGGAATCAGTGTACGAGATGTTGAAGAATCACGGAAGTTCTATGAAAATATTCTTGGTTTTCGAACGGTGTGGGAACACTACGAAAATGGAAGTCTACTGTTTATCGGGAATCAGTCCTGCGTCATTGAGTTTATTGATGCGGAACGAAATAAGGTGGACGGGCTTAATGGACCCGTCAACCATTTATCAATTCTTGTAGACGATATAGAGGCTGCAGTGGCAGAACTTAAGAGTAAGGGCATTGTATTTGAAATAGATATAACTCTAGACTCAAACCTATATCCAAATGGAGAAAAGTTCGCCATTTTTCGCGGGCTAGACGGGGAGCGCCTCCAGCTTGAGCAAATATTGTAGGATGAATGTCGAGCAAGGGAAATTTAGCCGCCCATAAGGCATATGGCCAAATTAGGGAAGAATGAAAAAACAATAAATAAAAACCTTTCTTAAGGAGAAGCAATTTAAATTAGATTTATTTATAACCCGGGTAAACAGAATATTAATCAAACTAAAAGCGACTTTAAAGGCGCTTAATAAATAAAGGAGGGATTTGCATGGAAAAATTTAAAAAATTTGGGTTCGTTTCTCTCATACTATTGTTTGTTTTTTCTATTGTTTTAACGGGTTGTTCTTCATCCACTGGTTCAAAAGTTGAAAAAGTTGGAGATAGCGATAAAACAAGCATTACCATTTGGCATCCAATGACAGGTGTCCAGGGAGAAGGCATAGAAGCTGTCACCAAGTACTTTGAAGATAAAAATCCCGATATTAAAGTAAATTTAGTGTATACGCCGGGTCATTCTGATGAAAATAAGAAGCTAACTGCTGCTATTGCCGGTGGCGAGGCTCCGGATGTTGTCTGGTTTGACCGTTTCAAGATTGCTCAATTTGCGAATCAAGAAGCATTCACTGATTTAACCGACATGGCGGATCGTGATGGTGTAAAAAAGGAAGATTTTTACGCTGACGCATGGGATGAGGCGAGTTATAAAGAAAGACTTTTTGGTATTCCGACTACCGCGGATACTCGGATGTTGTTTTACAATAAGGATATATTTAAAAAGGCTGGATTAGATCCAGATAATCCTCCTAAAACAATTGATGAATTGACCGAAGCCGCAGATAAATTAATGATTAAAGAGGGGGACCGTTTCAAGCAAATTGGTTTTGTTCCATGGTATGGCGAAGCTGATCTAATGCTTTGGGCTATAAATTTCGGTGGTGAGATGTTTGACAAAAACGCAGGGAAACTGACAGCCAATAATCCGGAATTTGTCACTACCCTACAGTGGATGGTCGATTTCGGTGAAAAATATGGTGTTGAAAACTTTACTTCCTTTCAAGACTTTGAAATTGGAGGGCCACAAGAACCATTTATTGCAGAAAATCTTGCAATGTTTCCCAGTGGCAACTGGACTGTTTCCTCGATTGAAAAATACAAACCCAATTTAAATTATGGTGTTACGCCTATGCCAAACATTACAGGGGAAAATCCCAAAACGATGTTGGGGGGCTGGACCTGGGTTATTCCAAAAGGGGCAAAACATGAGGAAGCAGCATGGGAATATATTAAATTTGTTACAGGCCCAGAGGCAAGTAAAATGCAAATTGAAGTCAGTAATGAATTCTCTTCACGCCCTGATGTGAATATTGAGGTTTATTCCGATGATCCAATCATGAAACAATTTGTTGAATCATTGGATCACGCGATTGCACGTCCTGTGACGACTCAAGGTCAACTGTTTCGGAATGGACAGAGGAATGCTGTTGACCAAGCGATACACGGCAATGGATCTCCAAAGGAACTCTTAGATAAGTATACGGATGAATTCAATAAAGCTCTGAAAAGAGATCAATAGACAAGGGGGGGTACTTCCCCTTTGTTATTCCATCCCCATCTAATGATAGATTTTAGTAAATACGCTTTGAGGAGAATCACTGATCATATAAAGGAGGTTGAACAGTGGCACATGAAACGGGAGTGTCTAAAAATCGTCTAATAAATATACCGAAAAAGAAAATAAAGCCTTTAAAAAGGGAAAATGTTGTAGGATGGATGTTTGCCTTGCCTTGGGTGATTGGCCTGTTGGTCTTTTACGGCTATCCGTTATTTTCATCACTTTATTATAGCTTAACATCCTATAGTATTTTACAACCTGGAAAATTTGTTGGACTCGAAAACTATGTCACATTATTTAATGATGATCTGTTTTGGAAATCGATAAATAATACCGTCTATTTTGCGATTCTCTTTGTGCCGTTAAGTATTATTTTTGGTATTGCTTTGGCAATGATGTTGAATCTGAATGTCAAAGGGATGTCGTATTATCGGACATTCTTTTTTTTACCAACCCTTGTTCCGCACGTTGCTTTAGCGGTGCTTTGGCTATGGTTGTTAGATCCGGAATTCGGCTTGGTTAATAATTTACTTGCGCAAGTGGGGATTTCGGGTCCACCATGGCTCGGTGGCCAGTATTGGTCGAAGCCGTCGCTCATTTTTATGTCGCTCTGGGGTATCGGTCAGGCGATCGTTATCTATTTGGCTGGCTTGAACGATATTTCTGAGGAATATTACGAAGCAGCAAAAGTTGACGGAGCGAACTGGTTTCAAACTACATTCCGAATTACGATACCGATGTTAACCCCAGTAATTTTTTACAATCTCGTCATGGGGGTCATCGGCGCGTTTCAACAATTCACCCTGCCTTATACGTTGACACAGGGATCGGGACAACCGGCGAATTCAATGAAGTTCTACGTGATGCATTTGTATGATAATGGCTTTAATTATTTTCGCATGGGTTACGCGTCCGCAATGGCCTGGATTTTATTCATCATCATCATGGCCTGTACCGCCGTTATTTTCTTAACGGCCAAACGTTGGGTGCATTACCAAGGAAAATAGAAAATAAGGAGGTTGTATCGTGATTTTAAGCAAAAATGCCATACAGAAACTTTTCACGCATATCGTGTTGATCGTTGCGTCGTTGTTTTTTTTGGTCCCGTTTTTCTGGATGTTGTCCACTTCTATGAAACCGTTAACGGAGCTTTTTTCCTATCCACCCACATGGATTCCGGACGTTTTTGAGTGGAAAAACTATTCGAATGCGACAAAATATATCCCATTTTTTACCTACTTAAAAAACACTGGTGTGATTACGATTTTAAGCACCTTGGGAGCAATTTTATCCTGTCCGCTGGTTGCCTACAGTTTTGCAAAGCTTAATTGGAAGGGGCGGGACGTTTTATTCGTGTTGACGATAGCGGTCATGATGATTCCCATGCAGGTCACGATGATTCCGCTGTTCATTTTGTTTTATAAGATCGGTTTGGTAGGTACGTCGCTGCCCCTAATTATTCCTTCATTTTTTGGGGTGCCGTTCTATATCTTTTTATTAAGGCAGTTCTTTATGGGACTTCCAAATGAATTAAGAGAATCGGCTAGAATTGATGGCGCCAATGAGTTTCGGATTTATTGGCAAATTATGCTCCCCTTGGCGAAACCAGCTGTATTAGCCGTTGGGTTATTCCAATTCATTGCTAGTTGGACGGATTTCATTGGTCCGCTGTTATATTTAACGAATTCTAATCAATATACGTTGTCATTAGGTCTGCAGGAGTTCCAGAGCCAGATGGGAACAGAATGGGGTATGATGATGGCAGTAGCGGTTATGATGACCTTACCTATTATCGTTCTGTTCTTCTTCATGCAGAAAACGTTTATCAGAGGAATTACCTTTAGCGGCATTAAAGGTTAGTCCTTGGACTTGGCTGAAAAGGCAGAAAAAACCCATTCAACAGGTTAAAGCTAATAAGACGAAATAAAATCTTTATAATCCAAACTGTAAGATCACTGCAACTGTATATGAAGAGTTGCAAAATAATTATTAGCCGTATGAGTTCAAACGTGCCATACGGCATTAATTTGTAAAAAGGCATAAAACGATCAGTTCGACAAGACCAACTTTAAATAACCGAAAACTCTTGGTTTTTCTGTAGAAATTAATTACATAGGTTGGTATGCAACACTAAATCAAACAGTTTTTTTAAGGGTCAAGTTTCTGTATTCTACTGGACTTAAATAGTCATTGAACTATGCATCCGGATATTGTTGTACCAATGAACATAATCGAAAATTTCAAGTGCCAGTTGTTCAAGGGTGTGAAAGTATCTTCCGTTAATTAATTCTGTTTTTAAAATCTTAAATGTTGCTTCCGCCACTTCCCGAGAAAATATTTAAAAGACTTATCATATATAGATCGGTCTACAACATCCACATCTGATATATCATAAATTCTTTTTAACAATAGATACTTGGAATAGCCTGATTTTAGTTCATCGAGAAAAAATAAAATCAACGAGATCATTTATTTGACGCAACAGATTATCTTTTGGGATAACCATATCGTAAAGTTCATATTAGCACTTAGATTCAATGATTCTTGAGATTGCAACATATGATTCATCACTTTTATATTAGATAACCTTATTATAACCTGTTTTCTAAAAGATTGTTGGCTTTTGAATAGAGGGAGGCTCTGAGCAGCCCGAATATACGTAGACTCCTGCGGGAGATGCGAGATAGGCAAGACCCCACAGGGCGCAGCCCGAGGAGGCTTGCCACTCGCCCGCGGAAAGCGAAGTGTATACGGGGCTGTTGGCAGATAGCAACAATCTATGTGGAAACAGCCTTTTATTTTAATGTTGAAAAATGCAAAGAAGGAGTTATAAAGAAAGGGCTAAAAGTAAGGCTTATTCTGTAAGTATAAAATCAAACGAACATACAGAACAGGTGAAATTTCAAGAAAGCCAGTTTTTTTAGAAAATCTAAAAAACGCTATAAAATAGAGGCTAAAAATAGCAAATTAAAACACAGCACGGGTATAATATTGCGAAAACTTCGGGTCTAATTGGCATGGAATTGCAAGGTGCCACGGCTATATTTACAGTAAATTTCAAAAGAATATTAAAAAACTAATTGATTAACATAATGGGAAAATAGACAACAAAGGATAAAAAGACGTCCAAAATTCATTTCTGAATTTTAGAGTCGTCTTTTTTTGTTTGATCATTCCTCATAATTTAAGCTTGACCGAATACATATTAGGTAGTGGATATGTACGGAGGAGGAACTGAATGGAAACTGTATTGCAATATATACCTATGCAAATAAGTGAGCTGATCCAAAGCTTACCTAATAAATTATTGACGGAAATGGAAGAGATTAGATTAAGAATAGGAAGACCAGTAGAAGTATGTGCAAGCTGTCAGCCACACTTTCTCAATTATACTTTCACAAAGAAAGATGCAGATCAATTTATTAGTAAATTAGCCAATCATTCCTTTTATACACTTGATGAAGAGTTAAAAAAAGGCTATATCACGATAGCGGGCGGACATCGAGTTGGTCTTGCTGGAAAAGTTATTTTAGAAAATGGTTACGTAAAAGCGATTCGGCATTTGGCGTCATTTAACATAAGAATAGCTCGGGAAAAACCAGGTGTTGCTGATAAGTATATTCCATATCTATATGATCAAGGCTGGAAAAATACGATGGTCATTGGTGCACCACAGACAGGTAAAACTACATTGCTGAGGGATCTTGCTAGACTCGCATCAACAGGCATGGAAAATTATCATATTCCGGCATTAAAAGTGGGAATTGTCGATGAACGATCAGAAATTGCAGGCTGTGTGCATGGAGAACCACAATTGCGGTTTGGACCGAGAGTCGATGTACTAGATGCATGTCCGAAAGCAGAAGGTATGATGATGATGATACGTTCGATGAGTCCAGACGTATTAATTGTAGATGAAATCGGTCGCCCAGAGGACAGTATAGCTATTTTAGAAGCAGTTAATGCAGGAATCAAATTAATCATGACAATGCATGGGCGTAATATAGCAGAAGTTAAAAATAGACCGATGTTAAAAGAAATTTTTGATCAGAATGTATTTGAGCGTGTAATAGGTCTGTCCCGTGAAAAAGGGCCCGGTACTGTTACGACCATTTCGGATGCCAAAGGCAATACCATTACTAGAAAAACAGCGTTACTACATTATGTTTAAAATAATTGGTGCAATTTTCATTATTGTCGCAACGACTTGGATAGGATTTGAATTTTCCAAACGGTTAAGTGATCGGACGAAGCAACTCAGACTATTTAGAAATTCCTTGCAAACGTTAGAAGCAGAAATTATGTATGGACATGCACCACTAGAAGAAGCAGCACGAAGAATCGCTTCTCAGCTACCAAAGCCGGTCTCTCTTCATTATCGCTTATTTGCGGATAAATTAACTTTAGCAGGTGCAACCGTTATGTCTGCATGGGAGGAAAGCTTGAAAGAAACATGGCAGCTAACCGCATTGCAGCGCAGTGAATTTGAAATACTTCTACAATTTGGTGAAAATCTTGGCAGGCATGATAGGCAAACACAACAAAAACAAATTATGCTAGCACTTACACATCTTGAACGTGAGGAAGAAACGGCTCGTGATAAACAAAAAAGTTATGAAAAAATGACAAAAAGCCTTGGTATATTATCGGGGATTCTATTAATTATCTTGCTTATATAGTCTAGCTTTTATTTCTTCCTCACAAGATGATTTAATGGCTAACTCCTTTTTTGCAACATGTCATATCTCACCTATGTGCCATAGAGGGTTCTACTAAGGATTTTAGACCGTTCGACCAATTTAGATGTGCTTACGCAATTGTAGTGACAGGGGGATAGGTAATGGGCATAGATGTAGATGTCATATTTAAAATAGCTGGAGTGGGAATCGTTGTAGCTTTTCTTCACACCATCCTTGATCAAGTAGGCAAGAAAGAATATGCACAATGGGTTACATTGTTTGGATTTATTTATATTTTATTTATGGTCGTAGCAATAGTAGATGATTTGTTTCAAAAAATAAGATCAGTATTCTTATTCCAGTGATAGGAGGGGACTGTCATCGTCATCCTACAAATTGCGGGAATTGCATTAATCACAACATTTCTTGCCTTGGCCATTAAAGATCAAAAACCTAATTTTTCATTTTTGCTAGTTTTATTTGTTGGTAGTGGCATATTTATTTTTCTTGTCGATCAAATTCAACTTATATTTACAATGATTGAACATTTAGCTGCTAGTGCTAACGTTAATATGATGTACGTGAAAACAATGTTGAAAATTATTGGTATCGCTTATATCGCAGAGTTTGCGGCACATATTAGTAAGGATGCTGGTCTTGGAGCAATGGCGGCAAAAGTGGAACTCGCTGGAAAGATTTTAATATTAGCGATGGCTGTTCC harbors:
- a CDS encoding carbohydrate ABC transporter permease, whose protein sequence is MAHETGVSKNRLINIPKKKIKPLKRENVVGWMFALPWVIGLLVFYGYPLFSSLYYSLTSYSILQPGKFVGLENYVTLFNDDLFWKSINNTVYFAILFVPLSIIFGIALAMMLNLNVKGMSYYRTFFFLPTLVPHVALAVLWLWLLDPEFGLVNNLLAQVGISGPPWLGGQYWSKPSLIFMSLWGIGQAIVIYLAGLNDISEEYYEAAKVDGANWFQTTFRITIPMLTPVIFYNLVMGVIGAFQQFTLPYTLTQGSGQPANSMKFYVMHLYDNGFNYFRMGYASAMAWILFIIIMACTAVIFLTAKRWVHYQGK
- a CDS encoding IS3 family transposase; the protein is MAEATFKILKTELINGRYFHTLEQLALEIFDYVHWYNNIRMHSSMTI
- a CDS encoding glycoside hydrolase family 32 protein; the encoded protein is MEAYPIVLVGQKPTLAATGEPADSSKKVNKLTSKLGVNLTMKHRPSYHYTRKKDYMGDICAPIYFNGEYHAFYQTSPGSEGYGYMPWAHVTSHDLLHWEDKGIALFPDKSRGETACFCGCSYIKDGKVELLYTSVGPSRPALHGCEQWVATTEDMVTWRQIPENPVIDMSIHEFKVTEWRDPFVFRYRGENLMVANAIVDDLFGSILIYRSKDMRNWEYLNVFLRNPIPVTYECPAVYVFGDKLVLRRGVLPYKNNIHVVGTLNDDYSFNQITHDRDVTPVDYGIFDDINLLYDMDGRCITFSHCPDKIQLYGDVLDDRFIGTLSAREISLREDNRLIIKPLREFESLRSSEAESVRLENFSGNYEFKTKSTTFEMCASIKAEEEFTIRILGATDTPEHTDIHFNPQKGTYCLDLTESTMLKTNTNPVKNWLEFQDFPPLSKQEPNGIITDPIKGWYDKKDTGKCDITVMVDHSFIEIFVNDTSALTAYAFPFSDDIGKIEFIANNVANAQFDIYTMSLKNATADKKDVVISK
- the spoIIIAB gene encoding stage III sporulation protein SpoIIIAB — translated: MFKIIGAIFIIVATTWIGFEFSKRLSDRTKQLRLFRNSLQTLEAEIMYGHAPLEEAARRIASQLPKPVSLHYRLFADKLTLAGATVMSAWEESLKETWQLTALQRSEFEILLQFGENLGRHDRQTQQKQIMLALTHLEREEETARDKQKSYEKMTKSLGILSGILLIILLI
- a CDS encoding ABC transporter substrate-binding protein, which translates into the protein MEKFKKFGFVSLILLFVFSIVLTGCSSSTGSKVEKVGDSDKTSITIWHPMTGVQGEGIEAVTKYFEDKNPDIKVNLVYTPGHSDENKKLTAAIAGGEAPDVVWFDRFKIAQFANQEAFTDLTDMADRDGVKKEDFYADAWDEASYKERLFGIPTTADTRMLFYNKDIFKKAGLDPDNPPKTIDELTEAADKLMIKEGDRFKQIGFVPWYGEADLMLWAINFGGEMFDKNAGKLTANNPEFVTTLQWMVDFGEKYGVENFTSFQDFEIGGPQEPFIAENLAMFPSGNWTVSSIEKYKPNLNYGVTPMPNITGENPKTMLGGWTWVIPKGAKHEEAAWEYIKFVTGPEASKMQIEVSNEFSSRPDVNIEVYSDDPIMKQFVESLDHAIARPVTTQGQLFRNGQRNAVDQAIHGNGSPKELLDKYTDEFNKALKRDQ
- a CDS encoding carbohydrate ABC transporter permease codes for the protein MILSKNAIQKLFTHIVLIVASLFFLVPFFWMLSTSMKPLTELFSYPPTWIPDVFEWKNYSNATKYIPFFTYLKNTGVITILSTLGAILSCPLVAYSFAKLNWKGRDVLFVLTIAVMMIPMQVTMIPLFILFYKIGLVGTSLPLIIPSFFGVPFYIFLLRQFFMGLPNELRESARIDGANEFRIYWQIMLPLAKPAVLAVGLFQFIASWTDFIGPLLYLTNSNQYTLSLGLQEFQSQMGTEWGMMMAVAVMMTLPIIVLFFFMQKTFIRGITFSGIKG
- a CDS encoding VOC family protein encodes the protein MEKFKVLGFGHVGISVRDVEESRKFYENILGFRTVWEHYENGSLLFIGNQSCVIEFIDAERNKVDGLNGPVNHLSILVDDIEAAVAELKSKGIVFEIDITLDSNLYPNGEKFAIFRGLDGERLQLEQIL
- a CDS encoding glycoside hydrolase family 32 protein; this translates as MKHRPSYHYTRKKGHVGDITAPIYFNGEYHVFYQTPPGSDKHTGYQPWARITSQDLLNWEDKGIALFPDTSRGETLCFSGCSYIKDGKVELFYTSIGPNRTAFDGSEQWVATTEDMITWKQIPENPVIDMSIHDFKVTEWRDPFVFRYGGENLMIATAIVEDLYAAILIYRSEDMRNWEYMNVFYKDPIPVTYECPAVYVFGDKLVLRRGVLPFKNNIHIVGTLNDDYSLNQLTQFTHDHDIRPVDYGVFDDINMLYDDEGRCITFSHNPDKIQLFGDVLEDRFFCTISAREISMGENNRLIIKPLREFGNLRSGSAESVRLENFSGNYDFKTKSTTFDLRASIKSEEEFTIRILGATDTPEHTDIIFNPRKGTYSLDLTNSTILKTNTRHIKRWLEFHDSPPISNLNPVGSTNDPTVEGIITDPIKGWYDKKDNGICDITVMVDNSFIEIFVNDTSALTAYAFPFSDDIGKIEFIANNVANAQFDVYKMSLENAVVSKEKEKAVVVNK
- the spoIIIAD gene encoding stage III sporulation protein AD — protein: MLQIAGIALITTFLALAIKDQKPNFSFLLVLFVGSGIFIFLVDQIQLIFTMIEHLAASANVNMMYVKTMLKIIGIAYIAEFAAHISKDAGLGAMAAKVELAGKILILAMAVPILTAMIETIIQMMPAR
- the spoIIIAA gene encoding stage III sporulation protein AA, with protein sequence METVLQYIPMQISELIQSLPNKLLTEMEEIRLRIGRPVEVCASCQPHFLNYTFTKKDADQFISKLANHSFYTLDEELKKGYITIAGGHRVGLAGKVILENGYVKAIRHLASFNIRIAREKPGVADKYIPYLYDQGWKNTMVIGAPQTGKTTLLRDLARLASTGMENYHIPALKVGIVDERSEIAGCVHGEPQLRFGPRVDVLDACPKAEGMMMMIRSMSPDVLIVDEIGRPEDSIAILEAVNAGIKLIMTMHGRNIAEVKNRPMLKEIFDQNVFERVIGLSREKGPGTVTTISDAKGNTITRKTALLHYV
- the spoIIIAC gene encoding stage III sporulation protein AC, with amino-acid sequence MGIDVDVIFKIAGVGIVVAFLHTILDQVGKKEYAQWVTLFGFIYILFMVVAIVDDLFQKIRSVFLFQ